One genomic segment of Candidatus Wallbacteria bacterium includes these proteins:
- a CDS encoding nucleotidyltransferase domain-containing protein: MQNIFDSIVSRLSVFDPEQIILFGSWARGTADEKSDMDLLVIMPVNGNRRKMVLEMDRSLKGLGLARDIVILTRDEFETDREIPGTIARPAWLEGKLLYEKH, translated from the coding sequence ATGCAGAATATTTTTGATTCAATTGTTTCCCGCCTGTCTGTTTTCGATCCAGAGCAGATCATTCTTTTCGGCTCATGGGCCAGAGGCACTGCCGATGAAAAAAGCGACATGGATCTGCTTGTGATCATGCCTGTGAACGGCAACCGGCGCAAGATGGTTCTGGAAATGGACAGATCCCTCAAAGGCCTGGGACTTGCACGCGACATTGTGATTCTTACCAGAGATGAATTCGAGACAGACAGGGAAATCCCAGGCACAATCGCCAGACCGGCCTGGCTGGAAGGTAAACTGCTTTATGAAAAGCATTAA